The genomic stretch TGGTGCAGTGCTCCTGTGTATGATTGTAGGACATGAGCCTTTAGTTTTGCCTATGACTCCACTTACTGAAGGTATGTCTTGTATAATTTGAGAATTCAGGGACTCCTCTCCCCTTCCTGTTGTTTGCACCTTTTTCCTCTCAGATCGTTCACTAGCTTTCCCAAAATAGCGACCAGATTTGTGGGGCTTTGAATATTGTCCTTTTTTACACCAACTACGACCTACAAGTAAGTTAGATCAAGGGGAAAGGCCTGTTCCTCCTGAAGATTAGCCcatcaaatacaaagaaaagggaaatctGCATGGAAGTAACCTTCAAAGCATTTATAAATGTTTCCATGTCATAAATTTAATTTCATATTTTCAACATGTTGTAGGACTATCATTCTCAGCATAAGAAGGCACTTGGGGCTGGGGGATTTTGTGCTCAAGAGAGTGAGGGGACCTTCATTGAAATGTAAAAATGATTCAACAGAGGATTAAAAAAGTGCACCTGCCCTTAAATTTAAGTTTCTTACTCATAGTCACAGAGCTGAGCAAGCCATTCTTGTAATCATTGTTGTATACTGTTGTCTGCTTTAATTTTAGATGGTCAGATGATTAGTGAACATGAAAGGCGGAAACATGACATTGACGAGATGGGAGATCATTCTCTAAAACAACTGGTGTTTGATTGCTTGCAAAATGATAGCCAGTTACGACCAGATGTAAAGGACATCAAGGATGAGCTCAATGGCTACAAATGGCTAGTTGTAAGACAGCGTAGTGACTTTGAGCCAGATGAAGCTGTGATTGAAAGGGTTAACACTCAACCAGTTTATGATTATAAGTTCAAAGTACTCTTTATTGGTGACAGGGGAGTTGGAAAATCATGTTTATTTAATCGTTTTCAAAACCCTGCTTATAACGTGTTCATGAGCACAACAACTATAGGCGTAGAAATTGATAGACTTTCATTTAGATATGGCTCCAAGTTCGTGAGTTTAGAGGTTGCTGACACTGCAGGCCAAGAGCAATTCTTTGCTATTCAGGGGATGTATTTCCGTGGAGTCCATGGCATATTCCTTGTATGTGATGTGACCAACCGTGAAAGTTTTCATCACATTCCAAAATGGCTAGAAATTGCTCAGCAGTACTGCACTGAAAATAATGTATTAATCATTTTAATTGGAAACAAGACTGATCAAGTTCGCCAGCGCCAGGTTTCTGTTGAGGAAGGCCGTGAAATTGCTGGAGTTCATAATCTTAGTTTTATGGAAGCTAGTGCTTTGAATGTGGAGAGAATTGAGAAAATGTTCAAGACTATGATTCAGCTGCTGGTAAAAGCTGTCGACCTGAACGCAATAAAGATTGAACTTAAAGACGGAAATGACAAGGTCCAGTTGGAAGAGTTGCCAAAGAAATCTACATgcaataaatgtaaaaaacaaTGAACTTTGCTTCTGACACTTTGTTTCTGTTGAAATGAAAGCTGTTCTTAGCTGGATGGAGAAGATGCTCttggtgtcatttttgtaagATGCTCTTTTcttatttgtaaatagttttgtaGTAACTTTGTATCATCTGGTAGTATTCCTTAATGTTATTGAACTTCTTAGTGTTAATTGAATCAGGTTGTAATGTTGAAGTTGTATAATATGCAAGCCTTGCAAGTCAGCATTCAAGCCATGCAAGCCAACGTGATAGCCAAGCGGCTATTGAAAACTCACCATTttcaaatgggtgcttagactttaGTACTggttatcagtgctatttgaaatggatgcttagacttaaatgatGAGAGACTTGCATGGTTCGCTGACTCGCACTTTGTCAAGACCCTGTAGTGTTGCGCCATGTAGAAATGTATCATTGATGTTGTAAGTATTGTAGGAATAAATTAGTGAACATGAGGTTAGCCTTTGTACATCCCCTTCCTGCCGTCACAAGAGGGCGGATGCACACAGGCATTGTGAGGTAGGATATCAAACACAAGAAAGGTAAACCATAATCTTGTAAGGGACAAAGATAACTACCAGAGTTTTGAAAAGTAAATGAGTTTGCCAAAGATTTCATCAAATCCAAAATGTTAAAATGTAcattcattataattattgtactgtttccaaaataataatatttttaaaagttgagatgttgatcattgcagttattaGTTAATGCAACGTTAATTGATAACTGCAATGATGagcatcttaacttgattcTCTCCACGGTTCAGATATAGATGGCTTTCATATAATTATTAACTTTTGTCCATATCATCTACATGctcaataggtggttttcacagtgatgtcgtcaaattctaaaatcaaaatcgcaaggtcttcTAAATTTATCTATATGAGGTTGACGATGACttagaaagaaatatttttcaagtttccagttccgtgatgtctttcgtttcgaaaatttAGCAtgttgaatttccgaattgtcaccttgcgtgataCCATGATCCAAAGcaaattgtttgaaaaaaatgtctattcccatgaatctcagcagtttgagccattcaagtacattaggagatgtgttcatacacatgtaagctctttcatcacaaagtgaactccagatgttctggttgattaccggccgccatattggtggaccactttgatccaccaacatggtgtctccatacaaaactctacaAAGTTGTGTGAAATGctttgacaaataactcagaaaccaCGTGCCACACAGACCTGAGTATCAAGTGGAGAGGTGGTTAAaaaatttgtttcctacaaaatTCCAAGCTCTTGGCCTTCTTCATCAAATGAGTgagagatactatcagcacAAGAAGATAAAGTTCCTATCCCTAAGCAGCCATACAATATATAGACATTGATGATGTCCATATTAATTTTTGAAATGGAAAGttaagaaaaacaaatcatgcaCGATAATGTCAAAgtgtgcaataaaaatgttaatgtagtagagaaaaatCATGTTACAGCACAAAAGTAACTTACCGTCACTGAAGGAGAacctcgcgttttattggccaatcgtgttagttaccatgacgacacctatatcctcacatgtagaagataaaaatgatatgttcactgcgcgcggtgacgATATGATATTTTCGTAAGaaggaaaatcctagtatttcaCCAGTatctataataataaaaaataaaagtgtaaaaaagaaaattcttgGACAATTTCCTTAAAATTACTAATTGGGCTTGTTCTTGAAAAGCGTCCAAAGTGCAACGTCTAGAAGACAGAAAACTAGGAAATACTAGTCGCAGGATATCCTAGTTAGCAAGCAGCTCTCTCTTGAGGACCTTGTAAATTTATGGAGCGACAAAAGTCAAGGCTTAGAAAGCTAAAACTGGGGTCACAGGCGTTGGGGAAAGAGCAAGGATTCAAGAATGCTTAGCAGGAAATTctcgtagttactaaaacaaggaatgacctacaatgagctacaatgatctacaatgacctactacaatgacctacaaagaTCTACAGTGAGCTACAACGACCTACAATGAGTTACAGTGAGCTACAacgacctacaatgagctacaaagACCTACAGTGGTCTAGAATGACCTACAGTGAGGTACATTATAAGCTAAAGTTAGCTAATTGagcttaattattgtattttcctgttaaaattacggccgttcaaaaatcaCAGCActactttcaatattattgcaaaacacgttaaCATTTAAATTGTTGttcgagatacaaagtgtgcaagggTTTCACttacatttctattgttatgTTATTGATAACTTAGTTGCAGTAgtttgaaaataagaaaaaatccaaaaatggcCCTCTGATACAAAtttgcaaactatgtattatttataaaataattaagatagtacgtgcactctcattggtcaatagctgtgtttagatgagaggatggaacacggctgtgacatcacacgaaattttgattggttatgtattgttgGCCAATTATGTTTTATTGGCCAATcgtgttagttaccatgacgacacctatatcctcacatgtagaagataaaaatgatatgttcactgcgcgcggtgacgATATGATATTTTCGTAAGaaggaaaatcctagtatttcaCCAGTatctataataataaaaaataaaagtgtaaaaaagaaaattcttgGACAATTTCCTTAAAATTACTAATTGGGCTTGTTCTTGAAAAGCGTCCAAAGTGCAACGTCTAGAAGACAGGAAACTAGGAAATACTAGTCGCAGGATATCCTAGTTAGTATGCGCTGAATCTCCAAAGACTGTATAATTTTTCTGTGCAAAAACGGTCTACAATGATTTGGGATTTATATATTCTTTATCTAGGGTGAGGTTACTCTCCCGTGCCTCCAGAAAAAGTGACTGGACAATACAGAAAATAGTCTTCAAGCTAAgaacaggctttaaaaaatCGCGATTCGTCCCTCCCTCAGGTTAGTTAATTAAAGTATTCATTTTTTACCgtagaatgaaaaacaaaaaattaataatttaaatttaattaattttaaatttgaatttataaattaaaattttgatgatAATAATGGCAGCAAGTAAAGTAAACGTGTCCGGCCATGTGAGGACAACTCTCGAAAGCAGGCCAAGTTTAGTGCACCAAAGCCTATACCTAGAATCATGCAAAAGCATTGGCAACTGGTTTTAGCTATCGGTGACACCTACTGATGTCTCAAGATGCGTTTTTACAacttattattttccttttttgttaaaACTAGCGAATAATGTCGCAAACAGTTTCAGATGAAGCCGTCTTGGTCAATTCTGGAGCATTAAGGCAACTCGCTTAAACTGGACGGCGAAAATGAATCAGTAAATACTTATTGGAGTGCAAAAGTAAAGCAAAGGAAACGTTTGATTCAGCGCGCAAGCAGCTCTCTCTTGAGGACCTTGTAAATTTATGGAGCAACAAACGTCAAGGCTTAGAAAGCTAAAACTGGGGTCACAGGCGTTGGGGAAAGAGCAAGGATTCAAGATTGCTTAGCAGGAAATTctcgtagttactaaaacaaggaatgacctacaatgagctacaatgatctacaatgacctacaaagaTCTACAGTGAGCTACAacgacctacaatgagctacaatgacctacagtggtctacaatgacctacagtgagGTACATTATAAGCTAAAATTAGCTAATTGagcttaattattgtattttcctgttaaaattacggccgttcaaaaatcaCAGCActactttcaatattattgcaaaacacgttaaCATTTAAACTGTTGttcgagatacaaagtgtgcaagggTTTCACTTTCATTTCTATTGTTATGTTATTGATAACTTAGTTGCAGTAgtttgaaaataagaaaaaatccaaaaatggcCCTCTGATACAAAtttgcaaactatgtattatttataaaataattaagatagtatgtgcactctcattggtcaatagctgtgtttcgATGAGAGGAtggaacacggctgtgacatcacacgaaattttgattggttatgtattgtcagacgcgcgttttgattggttggtaggaaatatgagcgtgtgtcaagaaaatctgttccAATcaagaagtttaaaaaaacagcAACTTCCTTCATTTTTTGTATTATCTTTGAccaatattttataaaagcaatagaggactttttttccgtgtttccatagcctcatctaaacactagggggagttgggagaattcaagacagttatgcaaacccgagacgcagtcgggGGTTTGCATAACtctcgagaattctcccaacttccccgagtgtttagatgaggctatggaaacacggaaaacgtccacTATTCAGCTTAAGTTGAAtgtctcgttggcacttagcgatagctgcTACTAGTAATTGAAATATTGATGATAACATGTCCTTCAGTAACTGCAGAAGAACAAGAAATAGTCATGATTATAAACTTTTTAAACCTTATTATCGGACAGATATCTttaaaaattcattttggaATAGACATATCGATAAGTGAAACAATTCAGACCGGCATCAGTTTCAgactttatttacaaattaattcATAAGAATATTACTATATTTAATCTagattttagattttttttttctttgcgggggggggggggggggattatccttcattgtcactttgccttaaatgaagtattatcctccattttgaccactctgtcccaggacttgtggtagcaaataaaaagaaaaaaagtaaaagcagcccctggacaggatttgaacccggagcacccacctcgaaggaactgtttttatccacttaaccattaaagatcaactgactagaaaatgtgccgattatttaccaaaactaattagtatatatataaaatcattgctgaataatggttaagtctacattagctttctcttgaaataattggtaaccgacatttttcactgtgcaAGCTTGCTTCtcagcgggtgttaatacacgtttacagcggcacttttggaagattAACTACTGACATTAAcgaaaaaatgacatcctcgcagttagtgatgtggtagtctggTGGTTACGTGAAgtggttattaattacacgttcccaggttcgagtcctgcgagtccagacattcgGGTTGcccttttaaaagaaatatgttcatttcccatgatccctatcaagctttcagtgtctaaaatgaacgataatccttcacttggaagaaattgacaattaagaataatccttcaattgaggtaGAGACTTGGttgtacaaaaacgaccgagggccaatattccccagtacggctcgagctacaatagctcggttagtaagtagtttattatacagcggttttcaattgagtgtcgaaaatatttagataattactttggtttatgattggccaaagtaattactttggttttggttttacgacactcaattgaaaactgctctatggctttttaattaccttttgctttgtttttgcaagcccgtaatcggccagtgggcattacgggagaataatgccctgcaattcagtcacaattagccaatcagagcgcacgttatatcggctacaaacacaagccatataataaagtaaCGTAACCACTCGGAATTTCAGTGATAGCCACACAACTGACTTACAGTTGATAACAAACAATGaataataaatttttgttcatgCTCATGCTATAAGGTTGTGTAATATAACATTTATTTGTATTCTCTATTCTttatttcaaggtaacaaaaagcaaactaaatgtgaagtttgacgacttaaatcccctccgttcttgagatacagagggaattgtgacacccgaaaatggcccgtaaagtttcgggactttcgagaaacgggcttaGTTTAACACTGTTGTGTGACTGTTGAAGATGCGTGACTTTCTTCAGACAGGTTAACCAGAATGCAGTGCGAGTGCGTATGCGACTTGACGCAAGAAAAATGGCAACTAGCAGCAAACAAGCGGCAAACTGCAATCTAAAGCACTTCAAGCAAACGCCAACCGTACACACGTCTttcatattcaagttttttttgtccTAGTAATTCATTGTTGTGTCTGGAGCACTAGATGTTCCGTTAAATGATGTTTATTGTTTTCCTGGAATTCGAAGCTGGGGCTACCTCGCTAACGCTTGTCGGCTTCTGGAAATGAGTTCTGATACATCTCAGGGAGACTCTCCAAGGTCGCATGTTCAAGGTCTGGTGTTATTGAAAGAAATCGGAAGTGGTTCTTATGGAAACGTTTACCATGCACGGTGGAAGGGAGAAGACGTTGCAGCGAAAAGGTTTCACTGCATCCTGTTCCAGAACGGCTTCAGTCACCAACAGTACATGAGGGACTTTCAACGTGAAAGGGAGGTTTTGGAAACGCTTGATCACCCCAATGTGGTCAAGCTAAAGACCGTACTACTTCCAAAAGGGCATTCCCCTATAATCATTACAGAACTTCTTCACTGTGATCTAGAGAAGTACATTAGGGAGTCTACAACTTCACCAAAAGTCCCGGAAATGAATTTGATTCAAATAGCAACTGACGTAATCGAAGGCCTGGAGTACATGCACGGCCTTCAACCTCCAATCGTTCATCGTGACTTAGCAACAAAGAATATATTGCTCACGATAAATGGTAATGCCAAGATTGCAGATTTCGGTGTATCTAAAGTGTTTTCTGCAGGGTGCGACATGTATGCTACCCAATTGCCAGGGACACCAGTGTATGCAGCCCCTGAGACCTACCCTGCTATGAGGCAGTTCCAAGTCATAGAAGGCCCCAAGTATGGTCCAAAGGTTGACGTGTTTTCATTTGGTGCAGTGCTCCTGTGTATGATTGTAGGACATGAGCCTTTGGTTTGGCCTATGACTCCACTTACTGAAGGTATGTCTTGTATAATTTGAGAATTCAGGGACTCCTCTCCCCTTCCTGTTGTTTGCACCTTTTTCCTCTCAGATCGTTCACTAGCTTTCCCAAAATGGCGACCAGATTTGTGGGGCTTTGAATATTGTGCTTTTTTACACCAACTACGACCTACAAGTAAGTTAGATCAAGGGGAGAGGCCTGTTCCTCCTGAAGATTAGCCcatcaaatacaaagaaaaggGAAGTCTGCATGGAAGTATCCTTCAAAGCATTTATAAATGCTTCCATGTCATAAATTTAATTTCATATTTTCAACATGTTGGAGGACTATCATTCTCAGCATAAGAAGGCACTTGGGGCTGGGGGATTTTGTGCTCAAGAGAGTGAGGGGACCTTCATTGAAATGTAAAAATTATTGAACAGAGGATTAAAAAA from Montipora capricornis isolate CH-2021 chromosome 12, ASM3666992v2, whole genome shotgun sequence encodes the following:
- the LOC138027565 gene encoding uncharacterized protein, giving the protein MSSDTSQEDSLRSHVQGLVLLKEIGSGSYGNVYHARWKGEDVAAKRFHCILFQNGFDFQREREVLETLDHPNVVKLKTVLLPKGHSPIIITELLHCDLEKYIRESTTSPKVPEMNLIQIATDVIQGLEYMHGLQPPIVHRDLATKNILLTINGNAKIADFGVSKVFSAGCDMYATQVPGTPVYAAPETYPAMRQFQVIEGPKYGPKVDVFSFGAVLLCMIVGHEPLVLPMTPLTEDGQMISEHERRKHDIDEMGDHSLKQLVFDCLQNDSQLRPDVKDIKDELNGYKWLVVRQRSDFEPDEAVIERVNTQPVYDYKFKVLFIGDRGVGKSCLFNRFQNPAYNVFMSTTTIGVEIDRLSFRYGSKFVSLEVADTAGQEQFFAIQGMYFRGVHGIFLVCDVTNRESFHHIPKWLEIAQQYCTENNVLIILIGNKTDQVRQRQVSVEEGREIAGVHNLSFMEASALNVERIEKMFKTMIQLLVKAVDLNAIKIELKDGNDKVQLEELPKKSTCNKCKKQ